Proteins encoded by one window of Hydrogenimonas thermophila:
- a CDS encoding TOBE domain-containing protein, with translation MNRLKGTIIAIQHSGELSQVDIACSDTMVTAYILGNPETSNLKIGNVVSLLFKESEVALAKDFRGSISLRNRFEGVIEKIVYGELLVEVTILFKEDKIVSIISRRACEAMKLKEGESVTALVKANEMTLMEEK, from the coding sequence ATGAATCGTCTAAAAGGTACAATAATTGCCATCCAACACTCAGGTGAACTCTCTCAAGTTGATATAGCTTGTAGTGATACAATGGTAACTGCATATATACTAGGCAACCCAGAGACATCTAATCTAAAAATTGGCAATGTAGTCTCTTTGCTTTTCAAAGAGAGTGAAGTAGCACTTGCAAAAGATTTTAGAGGTAGCATAAGTCTTCGCAACAGATTTGAAGGAGTCATAGAAAAAATAGTTTACGGAGAGCTTCTTGTGGAAGTTACTATTCTTTTTAAAGAAGATAAAATTGTATCTATAATCAGTCGCCGAGCCTGTGAAGCTATGAAGCTAAAAGAAGGAGAGAGCGTTACTGCTTTAGTCAAAGCAAATGAGATGACTCTAATGGAAGAAAAATGA
- the modA gene encoding molybdate ABC transporter substrate-binding protein encodes MKKIVLFLLLSLATINIIAKEITVATAANVQYAMEELKKAFKSSTGITVRTVVASSGKLAAQIKSGAPFDLFLSANMKYPKYLRQHGFAVNDPKIYAYGSLVLWTLKPIELDKGIKSLLNPKIERIAIPNPKNAPYGTQAVIAMKNAGIYKKIKSKLIYAESVSQTNQYIVSKAVDAGLTAKSVVLSPKMSGKGEFVNINPTLYSPIEQGVVILKHGQQKKPKETKAFYEFLFSPQGKQIFKKFGYIVKK; translated from the coding sequence ATGAAAAAAATAGTGCTATTTCTTCTGCTTTCATTAGCCACAATAAATATTATTGCTAAAGAGATTACAGTTGCTACAGCTGCTAATGTACAGTATGCTATGGAAGAGCTAAAAAAGGCTTTTAAAAGCTCAACTGGTATTACAGTTCGTACTGTTGTAGCATCATCTGGGAAACTTGCTGCTCAAATAAAAAGCGGTGCACCATTTGATCTCTTTTTATCTGCAAATATGAAGTATCCAAAATATTTACGACAACATGGATTTGCTGTTAATGATCCAAAGATTTATGCGTATGGTTCTTTGGTACTTTGGACTCTTAAGCCAATAGAGTTAGATAAAGGCATAAAATCTTTACTAAATCCAAAAATAGAGAGAATTGCCATACCAAACCCCAAAAATGCACCTTACGGCACTCAAGCTGTAATTGCTATGAAAAATGCTGGAATTTACAAAAAAATAAAATCGAAACTAATCTATGCTGAAAGTGTATCTCAAACAAACCAATATATTGTCTCCAAAGCTGTAGATGCTGGATTAACTGCAAAATCGGTTGTACTTTCGCCAAAAATGAGTGGCAAAGGAGAGTTTGTTAATATCAACCCTACTCTATATTCACCTATAGAACAAGGGGTTGTAATACTAAAACACGGTCAACAAAAAAAGCCAAAAGAGACTAAAGCATTTTATGAATTTCTTTTTAGCCCTCAAGGAAAGCAAATCTTCAAAAAGTTTGGATACATAGTAAAAAAATGA